The Oscillospiraceae bacterium genomic interval TTTGAAATCTTTTTCATAGATCCGATTGTTTCAATCATCGGTATTCCTCCTCGATGCTGATATAGGGAATGGCATTTAAACTACTGTCGGAAAACAGTTCTTTTTCGTATTTAAAATAAGCAAAACTTCCAATCATTGCAGCGTTGTCACCACAAAGGGAAATGTGAGGACAAACGGTTTTTAACCCCATTTTTTCTCCACGGGCAAAAAATTCTTTTCGAAGGAAAGAATTGGCACTGACACCGCCTGCCAAACAAACGGTTTTGATTCCTTTTTCTTTTGCCAGTTTAAAGAAGGGATCCAAAAGCATTTTGGTTACTGTTTTGGAGAAAGAAGCTGCCACATCGTTCTTGGTGATGCCGCCCTCACGCGCTTTTAAGCCAAGTCCCGAAAAGCCTTCTTCTGTTAAAAATTCATCGTCGGCATACTCGGTCACAGGCTTTGTCAAGATTTTTTTAATATAACAATTTACTGCGGTTTTTATACCGCTGAAGGAAAAATCGTCGGTATCTCCAAGCTTAGGTTTGGTAAAAGTGATTTTATCGGGATTGCCGTTTTGTGCCATTTTATCCACCCGAACACCTCCGGGATAAGGGAGTCCCAACACTCGTGCCACCTTATCAAAGGCTTCGCCAATGGCATCGTCACGGGTTTTGGCTAGAATTTCAAAGGATAAATAATCCTTCACGTGCACAATCTGAGTATGTCCACCGGATACCACCAAACATAAAAAAGGCGGTTTCAAATCTTTATCTTCGATGTAATTAGCGGCAATATGCCCTTTAATGTGATGCACAGAAATTAAAGGTAACTTTCTGCCATAGCTTAATGCTTTAGCATAAGAAACACCGGTTAATAATGCACCTACCAAGCCAGGACAGGAAGTCACGGCGATAGCATCCAAATCATCAAAAGTATTGCCGGAGGTTTCGAGTGCTTCGTCCACCACTTTGTCGATAATTTCGATGTGTTTTCGAGATGCAATCTCAGGAACAACTCCGCCAAATTTGGCATGCATATCTGCCTGAGAAAAGATAATATTGGATAATATGGTTCTGCCGTCTTGGACAACTGCTGCTGCAGTTTCGTCGCAAGAGGTTTCAATCGCAAGTATTTTTGCCATAAACGGTTCCTCGTGTTTTAAAAATGCAACGTCATTAAAATGGCGTCTTCTCTTCGTTCGTAATATTTTTTGCGTCTGCCCACTTCCAGAAAACCCATTTTCTGATAAAGGGCTCTGGCACCCTCATTGGATTCTCTTACCTCTAAAGTGAGGAAGGTGAGCTGATGTTCT includes:
- the tsaD gene encoding tRNA (adenosine(37)-N6)-threonylcarbamoyltransferase complex transferase subunit TsaD → MAKILAIETSCDETAAAVVQDGRTILSNIIFSQADMHAKFGGVVPEIASRKHIEIIDKVVDEALETSGNTFDDLDAIAVTSCPGLVGALLTGVSYAKALSYGRKLPLISVHHIKGHIAANYIEDKDLKPPFLCLVVSGGHTQIVHVKDYLSFEILAKTRDDAIGEAFDKVARVLGLPYPGGVRVDKMAQNGNPDKITFTKPKLGDTDDFSFSGIKTAVNCYIKKILTKPVTEYADDEFLTEEGFSGLGLKAREGGITKNDVAASFSKTVTKMLLDPFFKLAKEKGIKTVCLAGGVSANSFLRKEFFARGEKMGLKTVCPHISLCGDNAAMIGSFAYFKYEKELFSDSSLNAIPYISIEEEYR